The sequence TGAGCGACGGTATCATTTGCTTAGAATTTGACGACTACCGTGGATTTACGGAAACACTCCGAAACCACGATTGGCCCTCATGTCCGTCGCAGAGTTCCTCAGGCAGCGCGCAGTGGAAGTCACGGTGAGCGGCAGCTACTCGCTGCCGCGCTGGTACGATTGCGAGGGCAAGCTGCGGACCTTCGCCTGCCGGACCAAGCGTGTCTCGCCGTTCCGCATGATCGTGGACGTGCCCGTCGTCGGCAAGGTCGGCGAGCGCGTGACCTCCTACTTCCAGGACTTCGGCGAATTCCAGTGCACCATCAGCGCGACGCTGAAGGCGGGCTTCCTGATGGAGCTCGAGATGACTCGAGCGCGGCGGGCGTGGATGTCGGAAAAGCTGACCTGGCTCGAGAAGAAGCAGAAGGACGCCAGCGTCCAGGAGCTGCGGCGTGACGCCCGCTTCGTTCCGCAGGTCTCGCATACACTGCTGACGCTCGCCGACGGCAGCATCCATCCCTGCTTCATCATCGACGTCTCCACGGCCGGCGTCGCCATATCCTGCGAGTACGATCCGCCGGTGGGAACCGCGCTTGCGGTCGGCGCCTGTGTCGGGCGCGTCATCCGCAAATTCGACGACGGCTTTGCGGTCAAGTTCGCCGAGAAGCAGTCGCGCGATGACCTCGTCCGCCTGATCGTGCGCGCGCCGCCCCTGGCGCAGTCAGCCTGATACCGGCGGGGCCGATCTTAACTCTTTCTTAACTAACCGCTGGAGCCGAGAGCCCCTGCGCGATAGGGTGTGTCCCAATACGTCCGCAATCAGTGCGGGCCTTAAGTATTGGAACTCCTGGAATGTCCATCGCCGAGGCCGCCCCGGCTGAAATCGCACAGACCGCCGTCACCGCCAAGCCACAGCTACCTCCCGGCGTCGTGACCGAGGGGCCGCTGGTCCAGGCCAAGCTGCGCGAGAGCTATCTCCTGCTCGGCATCCTCTATGTCGGCGCGGTCGCGGGCATCATCTGGGCCGTCACGCAGGGCGTCGGCAAGGTCGAGCTGTTTACGTTCGCCTGGATGTTCGCGCTGACGACATTCGGCATCGGCGCCGGCATGCACCGCCTGTTCGTGCATCGCAGCTTCCGCACCGGCCCGATCATGCGCGTCTTCTTCTGCGCGATTGCGCAGATGGCGGTGCAGGGCTCGATCGCCAAATGGGTCGCCAACCACCGTCGCCACCATCTCTATGCCGATGACGTCGGCGATCCCCACAGCCCGCAATTCGACGGCTTCGGCAATCGCTATGTCAGCGCGCTCAAGGGCTTCCTGCATGCCCAGGGCAGCTGGGTCTTCGACCAGGCAACCACCGACAACGAGTACTACGCCAAGGACATCCTTGCCGACCCCATCGCGATGTTCTTCGTGCGCACCCGCTGGGTCTGGTACGGGATGTCGGCCGTCTTCATCCCCGGCGTGATCGGCTACACCTTCGGCGGCGTGCACAGCATGATCGGCTGCGTGCTGTTCTCCGGCCTGCTCCGCGCCTATCTGCTGATCCTCACCAGCCAGCTCACCGGCTCGGTCTGCCACGCCTACGGCTATCGCCGCTTCGAGGTCGACGACGCCTCGACCAACGAGTTCGTGACCACGATCCTCACCTTCGGCGAGGGTCTGCACAACAACCATCACCGCTTCCCGCGGGACGCCTATATCTCGCACGCCTGGTGGGAGATCGATCTCAACGGCCTGATCATCCTGGGCCTGGAAAAGATCGGCCTCGTCCACGACGTCTTCCACGCCTCGCACCGCCAGCTGGAGCGGGCCGAAGCGCAGGCGGCCTCGACGGCGCGCTGACCGGCAGGCGGCGGCCGCGTTGCGGCCGTCTTGCCTCCGCATCGCCGCCCTATCGCGGCCCCATTGCGGGATCAGCTTTTGATGGTCCGTGCCGCATGCCGGACGTCTTTTGCGGACTTGCGATCGGGGGACCGGATGCCAGTCAACAAGATCACCTGGGACAGGGTCGGCCGGGTTACCGAGCCCGGCCGCTACATGTACACGTTCGGCTGGCTCACCATTACCGCCGACGATCTCGAGATCTGGAAGCAATACCCGGACGCCGCATTCACGCTGCTCGGGCACCCTGCCGAGGCGGACTCGTTTGTCGGCGAGGAATTCCATCTCGGCGCCTTCGACATCGCCCCGCAAGAGCCGCCGCCGTTCACCACGCACTGAAGCCGAGAACGCGGGCTCCAGGAAGTTTGCGAAGGGCCCGGCTTCACCCAGCGCAGGTCAATGCGGGAACGCATGGCATGCGCGTTGCTTAATCTGCGTCATGATACACATCCCAGCCGTCGACCAGGCCTTCCTGCTGCTGCTCATCATCTTCTGCCTCGGCACGTGCCTCGTGCGCGCCTTCTGGGAATTGGAGCAGGCGCGGGCCCGCCGGATCGCTTCACCACGGCGCGGTCGCACGACGGAGCACGACTAGGCCGTCCGCGCCGCCGTGCGCTCCCCCAGGCGGGCAATCCGGCTCGGGACAAGGACATCCATCGCGAATCGAAGAAACCTGCGCACTTCCTTGATCTGATTTGCCAATTCGCACACCGCCGCAAGGCGGCCGCTATTGCCATTGATGACGAAGTGGCTTTGTCATGCAATTGATTGCGCTCGTATTCTACACATGGCGCCCCTGATGAACGTTTGCTGTCGCGCTCGTTAAGCGAGGCGACAGCCTACGCATGACACATGGTCGCATCGGTAGAAGTAGCTAAGCGGACCAAGGGAACCTATTTTCGGCGCCGATGTACCTGATTGAAGCGTTACCTACCGTCATCGGAACTGCCGCCATCGCCCCGGCGCTGCTGATGCTCTGGCTTGTCATTGCCGCCGAGGAACGCCCTGGCCCGCCGGCCCAGGTCTGGACCGCGTTCCTGCTCGGCGCAGCCAGCATTTCCCTGCTGGGCCTCGCCCGCGCCCCCTTTGCCAAGATGGTTGCGGCCCCCGACAACCCCTGGGCGGCGCTGGCCATGCATTCGGTATTCGGGGTCGCACTGCCGGAAGAAGCCGTGAAGGTGATCGCCATCGTGCTGGTCTCCTCGACCAAGCGGCGGACTTTCGCCAATCCGATGGACACGGTGGTGTATGGCGCCGCGGTCGGCCTCGGCTTCGCCGCCTACGAGAACCTCGCCTACCTCGTCCAGCATGCCGAGATGTGGCGCTCGCTGGCCGCCTTGCGCAGCGTGCTGACGGTGCCGTTCCACGGCGCGCTCGGCATCATCGCCGGGGCCTACCTGACCATCGCGCGGGCCGGCACGGCGCTGGGCGCGAACCGCCACCATCGCGACTGGGCCCGCCTGTCCAGCCGTCTCCTGATCTTTGCGGGCCCGCTCGCGCTGCATTCGGCCTTCGACTTTCCGCTGCTGACCTTGCAGCGAATGCCGGATCTCGATCCCACCGTGCGGATGTGGCTGGGCGGCGCGAGCCTCCTGATCGGCTTCAGCTCGATCGCCTTCGCCATTCGCCTGGTCCGGCGCGTCGCGCGCCATCACGCGCCGCGCACCGAGATCGCACGGGAGAGGCTCAGCCAATTGCGCCGGATGTGGGCGCTGCTTCTGGCCGGTGGCGGCGTCGGCTTCCTCGGCCTCGCCTTCGTGCTGACCTCGATCCATCACTGGCTGATCAACCCCGATCGCAATCTGACGCTGGCCCTGATCCCGATTGGCTTCGTCTCGATCCTGCTCGGCCTCGCGCTTCTGATCGTCACGATCGCGATCTACATTCTTGGCCGCAACCGCGTTCGTACCAGTGGCGAAGGTTTTTCATCTGCGCACGGCGGCGGTTGACGCACGGGTTGGCGAGCGCGCTGCGCACGGGGTAGATTGGACGCATCGGTAGCCAATTTGGGGGTCACCCATGCCATCGCCCGAGGATTTTTCACGGCTGCAATCCGCGATGAGCCAGGCGGTGAAAGCGCATTGGAGGGCCTTCCTGTTCGAAGGCATCCTGCTCGCCGTGCTCGGCATTGCCGCGCTGATCGTGCCGCCGCTCGCGAGCCTTGCGACCGCGATCTTTCTCGGCTGGGTGTTCTTGATCAGCGGCATCGGCGGCCTGATCGTGACTTATTGGGCGCGCAGCACGCCGGGCTTCTGGTGGTCACTGATCTCGGCTGCGCTGGCCTGCCTCGCCGGCATGCTGCTGCTGGCCCGTCCGATGCAGGCCGTGCTGACGTTGACCATCGTGCTCGGCGCCTATTTCCTCGCCGAGGGCGTCGCCACAATCATGTACGCACTGGAGCACCGCCGCGAGCTCAACAGCCGCTGGTCGTGGCTCCTGATCTCGGGCCTCGTCGACATCGCGATCTCGTTCATGGTGATCACGGGGCTGCCTAGCTCGGCCGAATGGGCGATCGGCGTCCTCGTCGGTATCAACCTGCTGTTCGGGGGCGCCACCCTGATCGGCATGGCGCTGGCGGCACGCAACAGCAACACCTGAGGGCTCTCGTCGCCCGACAGGCCGATTGGGGGGTGACAAGGCGCCAACGGCACGCTATATGGCCTCCATGATCACCGTCGCCACCAGCTATTTTTGGTACTTTAGCTACGACAGCTTGCTGGCGGCAGGAGGATCGCGCTCAATCTAGAATATTGAAGCAAACGTCCGAACAGCCGCCAGACCTGGCGGCTTTTTTATTGGCCGGCAGGTTCTAGAACAGACAGGAGCCCGCCGTGCTGAGCACGACAGACGATCTTCGCATCCGCGAATTGAAGGAGCTGAGCACGCCCGATGAGGTGATGCGGGAAGTCCCGCGCACGCTCACGGCGACCCGTGTGGTCATGGCCGCGCGCAACGCCATCCATGCCATCCTGACCGGCCAGGACGACCGCCTGCTGGTCGTGGTCGGGCCCTGCTCGGTGCACGATCCCAAGGCCGCGCTTGAATACGCCGAACGTCTCGCCGCCTTGCGCGAGGACCTCGCCGACCAGCTCGAGATCGTGATGCGGGTCTATTTCGAGAAGCCGCGCACCACCGTCGGCTGGAAGGGCCTGATCAACGACCCCGATCTCGACGGCAGCTTCGACATCAACAAGGGCCTGCGGCTGGCGCGCAACGTGCTGTCGGCGGTGAACAATCTCGGCCTGCCCGCCGGCACCGAATTCCTGGATATGACGACGCCGCAATACATCGCCGACCTTGTGTCCTGGGCCGCGATCGGCGCGCGCACGACCGAGAGCCAGATCCATCGTGAGCTGGCCTCCGGCCTGTCCTGCCCGGTCGGATTCAAGAACGGCACCGACGGCAATGTGCGGATCGCGGCGGACGCGGTGAAGTCGGCTTCGCACCCGCATCATTTCATGGCCGTCACAAAACTCGGCCGCTCGGCGATCGCCTCGACCGCCGGAAACGAGGACTGCCACATCATCTTGCGCGGCGGCAGCAAGCCGAACTTTGACGCGGCAAGCGTTGCGGCGGCCTGCAACGAGCTGGCGAAATCCGGTGTCGCGCCGCTGGTGATGGTGGATGCGAGCCACGCCAATTCGAGCAAGAAGCCCGAGAACCAGCCGCTGGTGATGGCGGACATCGCCGGCCAGATCTCCGGCGGCGAGAACCGCATCATGGGCGTGATGATCGAGAGCAATCTCGTCGCCGGCCGCCAGGACGTGGTTCCGGGCAAGCCGCTCACCTACGGCCAGAGCATTACGGATGGCTGTATCGATTGGGCGACCACCGCAACCGTGCTCGAGCAGCTTGCTGACGCGGTCGAGATCCGCCGCAACACCCAACGCGCGGGACTGCACGAGCGGTCGGCCTGAGGTAAGGCCAATGCGGGCGGGGCGATGCTGTTCGCGCCCTGCCCGCTATTGCGATCAACAGCCGCGGCAGATGCTCTTGATCTTCTTGTCGAGCAGAGCGTCTTCCTTGTTCACGGGATTGTTCGGATCGCTCAGGTTCTTCTCGCTCGGCACATCACTGGCGCGCGGCTGGCGATGACCGACAGGGGCCGGCAACACCGATCCGGAGGACGCGCCGCTTGAGGTCGATCCCTTGGAGCCGCCGGTCTGTGCAACCGCCGTGCCGCCGAGCAAGACCACGAGCGATGCTGCCAGCATGATCTTCTTCATGTCCTTATCCTCCGTTCTCAACGGGCGCTCCCACCATCACCGCTCAGGTCTCGGGCGGATACAGATGAACCTCGCCGCAATAATCGACGATACGATAACGTGTTTCGGCCTCCGCATCACGTGCGTCGGGTGCGGTATTTTGTGCCGCCAACACGTAATTCGGCCCGACCGGCGACTTGCCGGCGCCGCCGGGAATATCGATGACATAGTCAGGCTGACACAGTCCTGACACCCGCCCGCGCAGCTGCCGCATCAATTCCTGCCCCTCCGCGAGCGTCGTTCGCAGATGCGCTGTGCCCGGCGCCAGATCGCCGTGATGCAGATAATAGGGCTTGATCCGGCATTCGACGAAAGCTCGCATCAAATCCGACAAAGCGGCCACATTGTCGTTGACGCCGCGCAAGAGCACGGACTGGCTGATCATGGGAATTCCGGCATCGACGAGCCGTCCGCAGGCAGCGCGGGCACCTTCCGTGAGCTCGCGCGCATGATTGGCATGCAGGGCAACCCAGGTCGTCGCGCCGGGAACCTTCAGCGCGGCGACCATCTCGTCGCTGATGCGCGCGGGATCGGCGACCGGCACGCGGGTGTGAAGGCGGATGATCTTGACGTGATCGATTGCAGCGAGATCGGCCATGATCTCGCTCATGCGACGCGGCGACAGCATCAAGGGATCGCCGCCGGTCAGGATCACTTCCCAGATCTCGCTATGCGCGCGGATATAGTCGATCGCCGCACGATACGCGTCTTCCGACAGCGCATTCTCCTTGCCGGGCCCAACCATCTCGCGGCGGAAGCAGAACCGACAATAGACCGCGCAGACGTGAACCAGCTTGAACAGCACGCGATCGGGATAGCGATGCACGATGCCGGGAACCGGCGAATGCGGGTGATCGCCGATCGGATCGGCGTTCTCCCCGGGTCGCATCTCCAGTTCCGCGGCGGTCGGAACGAATTGCCGCGCGATGGGATCGTCGGGATCGGAGGTGTCGATCAGCTCCACCAGCGCCGGCGTGATCGCAACCGCATAGCGCGCGGCGACGCGCTCGAGCGCGGGCAGCGCCGCGGCGGGAGCAAGCTGCTCGGCCACGAACTCGGCTGGCTCGCGCAGGGTGCGTGCAAGGTTGGTCTTCGTCATGTCTCACCCGCAGGCGGCGTCCACACCACCTGATCAATCCGTGTTGCGCCGCTCGCCAGCATCACCAGCCGATCGAAGCCGAGTGCGACACCGCTGGCTTCGGGCATCTCGGCGACTGCGGCGAGAAAGTCCTCGTCGAGCGGATAGGCCTCGCCGTAACGGCGCTGCTTCTCGGCCATCGAGTCCGTGAAGCGGCGGCGCTGCTCCTCGGCGTCGGTCAGCTCGCCAAAACCGTTGGCGAGCTCGACGCCGCAGGCATAGACCTCGAACCGCTCGGCGACCCTGGGATCGTCCGCCTTCACCCGCGCCAGCGCCGCCTCTGGAGATGGGTATTCGAACAGGATGGTCAAACACCCCTGCCCCAGATGGGGCTCGACGTGCTCGACCAGGACCTTGCTGAAGATGTCCGACCAGGTGTCGTCCCCGGCGACGCGGACCTTGCCGCCGGCCATTTGGGCGAGCGCGGCACGATTACCCTCGCCGCCCGAGATTGTCGACAACAGATCGATGCCTGCGAACCGCGCGAAAGCAGCCGCGACCGTCAGAAGCTCCGGCTCGGCGAAGGGATCGGTGGTCCGGCCACGGAAGGAGAACGTCCCGATGCCAGTCTCCTGCGCCGCCCGGGCGATGATGGCGACGGTATCGGCAATGATGGCGTCGTAGGGCTCGCCGGCCCGGTACCATTCCAGCATGGTAAATTCGGGCAGATGCAGGTCGCCGCGCTCGCGGTCGCGGAACACCCGGGCGAACTCGAAGATTCGGGGCTCTCCGGCCGCCAGCAGCTTCTTGCAGGCGAATTCGGGCGAGGTCCGCAAGTATCGGCTGGCCCGGCTGCCGTCGGGCCGCATGATCTCGGTCCGGGGGGCGTGCAGATGGGTCTCATTGCCCGGGGAAACCTGGAGGACCGAGGTTTCGACCTCGATAAACCCCTGTTCGGCGAAAAAGCCCCGTAGAGCCCCGGTTACGGCGCCCCTGGCCTGGAGGAACGGCCGCCGGTCGAGGTGCCGCAAGGGCGACCAGAACGGCGAGATCGGCTTGTCCCCAGCCATTAACCGACCGCTCCGCAGGGCAGCAAAAAGCTGGCATCCAGCGGCAAAATCAGTATGTTGCGGCCCGAAACGGGCGCCGAGGTCTGATTTGAGGCCCCAAGTCCCCCATCAATTTGACCACGTCCTGGCCGCAGCCGGGCCAAGCAAGCAGGAAATACAGCTTTGAGAGTCATCGCCAGTTCTATTCGCAAGGGCAACGTGATCGAGCAAGACGGCAAGCTTTATGTCGTCGTGAGCGCCGAGAACATCCATCCCGGCAAAGGCACCCCGGTCAGCCAGATCGAAATGCGCCGAATCTCGGACGGGGTAAAGATCTCCGAGCGCTACAAGACCACCGACCAGGTCGAAAAGGCCACGATCGAAGAGCGCAACTACACCTTCTTGTACGA is a genomic window of Bradyrhizobium sp. CB1717 containing:
- a CDS encoding PilZ domain-containing protein: MSVAEFLRQRAVEVTVSGSYSLPRWYDCEGKLRTFACRTKRVSPFRMIVDVPVVGKVGERVTSYFQDFGEFQCTISATLKAGFLMELEMTRARRAWMSEKLTWLEKKQKDASVQELRRDARFVPQVSHTLLTLADGSIHPCFIIDVSTAGVAISCEYDPPVGTALAVGACVGRVIRKFDDGFAVKFAEKQSRDDLVRLIVRAPPLAQSA
- a CDS encoding acyl-CoA desaturase gives rise to the protein MSIAEAAPAEIAQTAVTAKPQLPPGVVTEGPLVQAKLRESYLLLGILYVGAVAGIIWAVTQGVGKVELFTFAWMFALTTFGIGAGMHRLFVHRSFRTGPIMRVFFCAIAQMAVQGSIAKWVANHRRHHLYADDVGDPHSPQFDGFGNRYVSALKGFLHAQGSWVFDQATTDNEYYAKDILADPIAMFFVRTRWVWYGMSAVFIPGVIGYTFGGVHSMIGCVLFSGLLRAYLLILTSQLTGSVCHAYGYRRFEVDDASTNEFVTTILTFGEGLHNNHHRFPRDAYISHAWWEIDLNGLIILGLEKIGLVHDVFHASHRQLERAEAQAASTAR
- a CDS encoding PrsW family glutamic-type intramembrane protease, which encodes MYLIEALPTVIGTAAIAPALLMLWLVIAAEERPGPPAQVWTAFLLGAASISLLGLARAPFAKMVAAPDNPWAALAMHSVFGVALPEEAVKVIAIVLVSSTKRRTFANPMDTVVYGAAVGLGFAAYENLAYLVQHAEMWRSLAALRSVLTVPFHGALGIIAGAYLTIARAGTALGANRHHRDWARLSSRLLIFAGPLALHSAFDFPLLTLQRMPDLDPTVRMWLGGASLLIGFSSIAFAIRLVRRVARHHAPRTEIARERLSQLRRMWALLLAGGGVGFLGLAFVLTSIHHWLINPDRNLTLALIPIGFVSILLGLALLIVTIAIYILGRNRVRTSGEGFSSAHGGG
- a CDS encoding HdeD family acid-resistance protein, with the translated sequence MPSPEDFSRLQSAMSQAVKAHWRAFLFEGILLAVLGIAALIVPPLASLATAIFLGWVFLISGIGGLIVTYWARSTPGFWWSLISAALACLAGMLLLARPMQAVLTLTIVLGAYFLAEGVATIMYALEHRRELNSRWSWLLISGLVDIAISFMVITGLPSSAEWAIGVLVGINLLFGGATLIGMALAARNSNT
- a CDS encoding 3-deoxy-7-phosphoheptulonate synthase, with translation MLSTTDDLRIRELKELSTPDEVMREVPRTLTATRVVMAARNAIHAILTGQDDRLLVVVGPCSVHDPKAALEYAERLAALREDLADQLEIVMRVYFEKPRTTVGWKGLINDPDLDGSFDINKGLRLARNVLSAVNNLGLPAGTEFLDMTTPQYIADLVSWAAIGARTTESQIHRELASGLSCPVGFKNGTDGNVRIAADAVKSASHPHHFMAVTKLGRSAIASTAGNEDCHIILRGGSKPNFDAASVAAACNELAKSGVAPLVMVDASHANSSKKPENQPLVMADIAGQISGGENRIMGVMIESNLVAGRQDVVPGKPLTYGQSITDGCIDWATTATVLEQLADAVEIRRNTQRAGLHERSA
- a CDS encoding lysine-2,3-aminomutase-like protein, translated to MTKTNLARTLREPAEFVAEQLAPAAALPALERVAARYAVAITPALVELIDTSDPDDPIARQFVPTAAELEMRPGENADPIGDHPHSPVPGIVHRYPDRVLFKLVHVCAVYCRFCFRREMVGPGKENALSEDAYRAAIDYIRAHSEIWEVILTGGDPLMLSPRRMSEIMADLAAIDHVKIIRLHTRVPVADPARISDEMVAALKVPGATTWVALHANHARELTEGARAACGRLVDAGIPMISQSVLLRGVNDNVAALSDLMRAFVECRIKPYYLHHGDLAPGTAHLRTTLAEGQELMRQLRGRVSGLCQPDYVIDIPGGAGKSPVGPNYVLAAQNTAPDARDAEAETRYRIVDYCGEVHLYPPET
- the epmA gene encoding EF-P lysine aminoacylase EpmA, which encodes MAGDKPISPFWSPLRHLDRRPFLQARGAVTGALRGFFAEQGFIEVETSVLQVSPGNETHLHAPRTEIMRPDGSRASRYLRTSPEFACKKLLAAGEPRIFEFARVFRDRERGDLHLPEFTMLEWYRAGEPYDAIIADTVAIIARAAQETGIGTFSFRGRTTDPFAEPELLTVAAAFARFAGIDLLSTISGGEGNRAALAQMAGGKVRVAGDDTWSDIFSKVLVEHVEPHLGQGCLTILFEYPSPEAALARVKADDPRVAERFEVYACGVELANGFGELTDAEEQRRRFTDSMAEKQRRYGEAYPLDEDFLAAVAEMPEASGVALGFDRLVMLASGATRIDQVVWTPPAGET